The following proteins are co-located in the Spinactinospora alkalitolerans genome:
- the nrdR gene encoding transcriptional regulator NrdR yields MHCPFCRHPDTRVIDSRSTDDGVAIRRRRSCPECERRFTTQETVLLMVAKRSGVTEPFSRTKIIAGVRRACQGRPVNEDALALLGQRVEEAVRGRGAAEVPAHEIGLAILGPLRELDEVAYLRFASVYRSFESLEDFENEIVGLRADRSSS; encoded by the coding sequence ATGCACTGCCCGTTCTGCCGTCATCCTGATACCCGGGTGATCGACAGCCGCTCCACCGACGACGGCGTCGCGATACGCCGCCGCCGTTCGTGCCCGGAGTGCGAGCGCCGCTTCACCACCCAGGAGACCGTGCTGCTCATGGTGGCCAAGCGGTCCGGTGTCACCGAGCCCTTCTCGCGCACCAAGATCATCGCCGGAGTGCGCCGGGCCTGCCAGGGACGCCCGGTCAACGAGGACGCGCTGGCCCTGCTCGGCCAGCGGGTGGAGGAGGCGGTCCGCGGACGCGGTGCGGCCGAGGTCCCCGCGCACGAGATCGGGCTGGCCATCCTGGGACCGCTGCGTGAGCTCGACGAGGTCGCCTACCTCCGCTTCGCGTCGGTGTACCGGAGCTTTGAGTCCCTGGAGGACTTCGAGAACGAGATCGTCGGCCTGCGGGCCGACCGGTCCTCGTCGTAG
- a CDS encoding LysM peptidoglycan-binding domain-containing protein gives MSAESGGGVAVMAPGALTELPDLHSFEPIRHGARLTRRGRVVLISTLAAVTTAGFAVLILVAVALGASPAGASADSLMLPPPETIVVRDGDTLWGIAEQVRPDDDPRRTVHEIVEINDLTSTTLEPGQKLELPS, from the coding sequence GTGAGCGCTGAGAGTGGTGGCGGCGTGGCCGTCATGGCCCCGGGAGCGCTCACGGAGCTTCCCGACCTCCATTCGTTCGAACCGATCCGGCACGGCGCCAGGCTGACCAGGCGCGGGCGGGTGGTGCTCATCTCCACCCTGGCCGCCGTCACCACCGCGGGCTTCGCCGTGCTGATCCTGGTCGCCGTGGCCCTGGGCGCCTCGCCCGCCGGAGCCTCCGCCGATTCGCTCATGCTGCCGCCCCCGGAGACGATCGTCGTCAGGGACGGCGACACGCTCTGGGGAATCGCCGAGCAGGTGCGGCCCGACGACGACCCCCGCCGGACCGTGCACGAGATCGTCGAGATCAACGACCTGACCAGCACCACGCTCGAACCCGGCCAGAAGCTCGAACTGCCCTCCTGA